GCTGTGTCAGTTGCCACTTACACAGTGCCCTCTCACCACCTGCCTGAccttatttttacaaaaaaagtccaaaaacccAGAAACCTAATAGCTCTTTCTATGGGTTGGCCCTGTACATACTGCTCATCCAGCTGGTCCAGGTCCTTCTACTACCCTCCTATCAGCTGCTCTAATGTAATGTCCCTACTTGGGGTCTCACAATATACAGAAGTATTTTAAAGCTGAATCCCACCAAGGccaaatataactttaaaaagagTTGGGACTCTCAACCCATTTTTATGGTACAACACAGCTTAGTGGagagagtactagacttggaattagTAAATCccctgacacttgctagctgtgagacCAAGAGTGAATCACTGAGCTTCTCTAAGACTTAAGTACTAAGATATTTttaaacaagcttttattaagtgcttccttatctgccagacactgtgctaagtgtcatGAGATAAGGAAAAAtcgaaaaataaaaattcctgccCTCAGTTCTAATcctaattaattaaataattctcaatctaattaattaattaattctcattctgattaattgattaattctAGTCTAATATTTTAATGAGTATTGGTGTTGACAATATTAGGacatacatacagagtagatggaaactTATTTTTCTACtgttaaatttttttatcttGTGTCCATTGATCCTTTTTGATGAGGCagattgttgttgttggtggtgtttgtccttcattgtcagaGAGaaacatgacatcaggaaggtgatgtcatgacttgaaagtgaattggatttaagtgagggtggactgtgcaaagtcaccagctttattctctcctccagagtcatctgactggtgacacagtggacatagcactgggcctagagtcaagaagacctgagttaaaatttgacttcagatgcttactagttgtgagaccttgggcaagtcacttaacctctggttcctcatctggaaaacggggataataatagcacctatgtcccatggttgttgtgaggataaaatgagataatacatgtaaagtatcTGAAACATAGTAGATATTCATAGAAATACTAACTATTATTTCTTTATGTttacatctttttaaaagttatagaCAAGTATCTACGTTGGGAGGGGGGAGTTCCCAGACTGAGGAAATTATAAAACTTTTGAATATTGATTTGGAGCCTTCTTTCAAGGGAATCAGGACACAAACAGAGATCACCCTTAGGTACATTATGAATTTGTTGGGAGGGGAAATTTTCCACGGCATCTTGGTGGATTTCAGCCAAGCCatgttccctcctctccttccaatCCTTGCTTTTCTCGTCTTATTGCTCTTTAGGATCCCTTCCTGGATTAAGCTTGTCACTCCTTCCTCATCACCCCCAACGCTGGCATATACAGTCAGTTTACTTGGTCTGCTCTTATTTCAGTGACAGGGTCTGTCCTGATACTGCCAGGATAGTGTCTTGCCTCTCCATTCGGGGAGTTCCCTGAGGCCAAGGACTGTATTTCTTTCATCAGAGTAGGAACTCCCTGCAGGTAGGATCCTTTATCAGACTCCACAACCTAGTCCTGGGATGTGTAAAGAAAATGTGTTCCACCCATGTGACACAATTATAAAGAATAATTTCCAGAGAATCAGAGTGATTTGACTCAGAAACAGGTAATTAAAAGGAGCAGCAGAGTTGCCATCCCTggaaagctttaaaaataggaCCAAAGACCATCTGGCTTGGATGTTGTAGTCACAAACCTGCCTAGAGACAGAGGACTGGATAATGTAATCCTAATTTCTCCCAATATTTCTCCCCAGGGACTGATtatttaatgaattttgtttaaattttttttggatcactttatctcaatgtaattggttttctCTATAGATTaatgtattatatgtatttaaGAGAATATTTTGAGAAGGGTCCACAAGATAAGCTTCACCAGAATATTGGAGGGATCCATGGtaccaaaaaagttaagaatcctttCTCTAGGGGAAATGAGAACTCCCTAAAACCTTCTCTCCCCCTATCCCCCCAGGACAAGAGAGGAGATGTCAACAGTTCCATCTTCTCAGTCATGAGTTAAGAGTGTGTCCTCAGTGAATAGGGAAGGACCAACTCTGGTGCTCAACCAAAGGGTTGGAAGTAAGGGGTGTCTTTGTCTGTCTCCAGATGCTCTGCCCATCAACGTTTGTGAAGCAGACTGTCCTTCCCTTTCACCCTTGTGaatcctcctcccaccccttaaCCAGTAAAATCTATCTTTAGGGCTTTGTTCCAGATATGATTTGATATTTCGGTCACCGTTTTTCcttctgtgtgtatgtaatgCCTATCTTCCATATGTCTCCTTCCTTCTGATCTGTTTCATTCCCTCTTGACTTTTAAACATTTTGTCTGTTAACTCTATCAGAGTCCTTGTCTCATTCTCCATTCCTCTCTTGATTGATACTTTGTTTctgttctccctttctctcagtcttctagttctgttcattttatctGTCTCactgtctttgtctttgtctctctcactctctgttaGCCTGGCTCCATCCCTTTCTATTAGCTAGGACTCTGGTTCTGTACACAGGATGTCGAAGCAGaatggaaaatgtaaaacttaattattttaatgtaatcattATATAATTGCTAGAAATCCACTGGTTGCTTTGGTGTCAAGCAGATGCACCCCTATGGTCCCTCTGTGTAACTCACCTTCTCCAAATCTTCCATGGATCCAAAGTAGCTGTTAAAGGTGCTGGATTTACCATCTGGCTTCTCCACACAGGTGGGATGGTCTTCCTTATTTAGAAACTAGGAGATCAGAGTCTAGGCTTGTCAGTGTGGTGCTGTTGGTCTAATGGTGACATGATCTCCTGAACATTCCTAGTGTAATTCTTGTTTTCAGACCCTAGTACAAGTTGGGATGGGTTGGGAAGTCAAGTGAGAGGCTAGAGAGAATCATCTCTTATTCTTCATAAGACTTGGGGGAATATCCCAAGTATCTGAGTGCTTAGCTCTCTCCACTGCTGTGTTCAAATCTTAGGTAGATTTCCCTTGAAAAGGGCAATATTCTTGGTTGGCCTCATTGTTCATTAGGAAGGTAGTGTTGAATGGTTGGTCAGGCAGGATTCTAATCATTGATAGCTTCTTTGGCTCCCTTTACCTGGCTTGTACCTGGCTGGCACCAATGTCAGTCAAGATGCAGCTACTTTTGGGAGTGGAAACTTGTAAAGCTGATTACTGCCCACctcatatatcttttttttcttttaatttaaatttatttatttaagttttcaacattcatttccacaaaattttgggttccaaattttctccctgtttctcccctctcctcaccccaaaacactgagcattctaattacccctatcaccaatctgctaacatccctcccttcccttatccccatcttctcttttgtcctgtagggcaagataactttctataccccattacctctatttctcatttcctagtcatatgcaagaacaatactcaacagttgttcctaaaactttgagttccaacttctcttcctccctccctccccacccatcccctttgggaaggcaagcaattcaatatagtccatatctgtgtagttttgcaaatgacttccgtaatagttgtgttttgtatgactaactatatttccctccatcctatcctgtcccccatttcttctgctctctcttttgaccctgtacctccccaagagtgttgacttctaattgctccctcctcccattgccctcccttccatcatcccccccaccctgcttatccccttctcccccactttcctgtattgtaacataggttttcatatcaaaatgagtgtgtattttattccttcctttagttgaatgtgatgagagtaagcttcatgttttttctctcacctccccactttttccctccactgagaagtcttttacttgcctcttttatgagagataatttgccccattccatttctgcctttcttctcccaatatatttctctttcaccccttaatttcattttttaagatatgatcccatcctattcaattcaccctgtgctctgtgtgtgtgtgtgtgtgtgtgtgtgtaatcccatcaactacccagatactgaaaaaagtttcaagagttacaaatattgtctttccatgaaggaatgtaaacagttcaactttagtaagtcccttatgatttctctttgctgtttaccttttcatggttctcttcattcttgtgtttgaaagacaaatgttcttttcagctctggtcttttcatcaaaaatgcttgaaagtcctctatttcattgaaagaccattttttcccctgacgtattatgctcagttttgctgggtaggtgattcttggttttagtcctagttcctttgacttctggaatatcatattccatgccctttgatcccttaatgtagaagctgctagatcctgtgttattctgattgtatttccacaataccacCTCATATATCTTAGTATATGTAGAGTAGAGAAGGCTAAGTGGTACACTGGACAGagtctagacttggagtcagggagaaccaagttcaaatctagcctcagatatttattaactgtgtgaccctgggcaagtcacttaaactctttctgCTTCaacttccttaactgtaaaatggggataataatagcacttacttatttcataaggatcaaatgaggtagtatttgtgaagcacttagcacagtgtcaggtAAGGTAATACATACTTGTTTCCTTTTGGAGAGAGGACATTTGCAAGGGCCTTTAGGCCTGACACCCGGCACTTCCTCCTTTCCTGATGAAGTCATGGGGTCAAAAAATTATTCAGTCCAATCCCCAACCTCAGTGCCAAAAAGATCTTTTTTCCACACTTTAGCTGTTACCTCTGTCCCTACTCCCAAAagtctctgttctctctcctttccccatccaAATATACTGAATAAATGTTGAAATGAGACCTTAGAAGCCAGCTAGTCTGATCCCTTCTCCTACTCTGATGATTTGAGATCTTTCTGGGAAGGGAGTTATTAGTgatcagagaaaagaaatgtcTAGATGGACAGCTGTGTTGGGAGACACAGGTTTGGCATGGATTCAAAGCAGTGCACTTGCCCTATAGATTCTAAACCCTAACCACACCTGGTCCTTTCTTTGTTCAGCTAAGTGGAGCAGATAGGATGAGAATGCAGACTCCTCTCCAGAGGGACCTTGTCCACATCTTTATCAATCTTTATCAACCCCACCCCAGCTCCTAAAGAGGGAGCAACCGCACCTTTTTCCATGTTGAAGAAGCCAGGTGATCCTgttagatggggagggagggacctCCCCCTCTCTTTATCGCCCcctcatttcccctccccctctcttaattgccctctcctttcccctcccctccttcttcccagGCAGTAATATAAGCCCCTAGAAGAAAGAACCCAGGAGGGAGTCAGCTGGATCCAGCAACTAAAACTCCTACACTAACTCCATTCTCGCTTTATCTCCCTCTTGCTCCCAATCTCCCATATTAATGCTGTGAGTACTTAACCAAGGTACAAGCAAGGGAGGGTTTGGGGGCAGGGTGAAGGGGTGGTGGAAGGAGACCACCATCTCCAAGGAGGTGAGGAAAACAGTTGAATGGAAGGAGACTTCGAGCACTTAGCTCTGAGAGTTAGGAGACTAGGAGGGTGATGAAAGGAACTGGAATTGAGGAGGGTACCCAGACCTGAGACTCCCCCATTAACCAGATAGGGGCAAGAGGTGGGTAGTCTTTAATAGAAGATAGGGTGTTCTGGGGATAGAAGATCTAGATGGTCCTTTTAGAAATCCGTGAAGGTCTTGCCGGGTGTGGTTTGAGGAGAGAATAAGGAGGATAGTATTAGGGACTGGCAAAGTTGTGGAAAGAACGGCAGGCTATTTTCTCATAGGGTCTCAGGTCTGATAAGGATTCTATAGGACCAGGATAAGGAAAAGCCAGGATAGTGATGCAGAAGTGGGCTAGTCAGTCAGTCTTCACACCGCTCAAGTGTACAATCTGAGATTGGGAAAATAGCGAATGTGAATGCGTTTGTGCTTGTATTTAGGTGTCTCTTCCTAAGTCTGCATAAGTAtttatcacctgtgtgacctagggcaaattagttccctctgagcctcagttacctcatctgtaaaacgagaaggttggactctaaggttccttccagttctgaatcctcAGCTGGTGAATGGGGAGGGGAGTTGGGAAGATGAGAGGAAGGATGTGTGGTGGAAAGACTGAGGCTACTCCGCCCCTCTTCCTCTGCAGATGATGACTGTTCGGAGGCCATGGATGATCTCAGCTGCAGCGCTACTGACTCTGCTGGCCTGTTTAGGGGTTCTGGTGGAGGGGTACCCTTCTAAGCCTAAAGCCCCGAGCGGGGATGCTTCCCCGGAGGAGCTCAGTCGCTATTACGCTTCTCTGCGGCATTATCTCAACTTGGTCACCAGGCAGcggtgagggtgtgtgtgtgtgtgtgtgtgtgtgtgtgtgtgtgtgtgtgtgtgtgtgtgtgtgtgtgtgtgtgtgtgtgtgtgtgtgtgtgtgtgtgtgtgtgtgtgtgtgtgtgtgtgtgtgtgtgtgtgtgtgtgttcacgcCCACGGGTGCACTCCCATCACTCTCTGCCTGTGGAGCAACGACCTGTCCCCCAAGATCTCTAGCCAAGGTAGCACAACCAGCCCTCTCCCTGTGAAGACGAGAGCAAGAGGTGGGACTAGCACTGACCCTCTTCCTTACCCTGGCTTTTCTTGACCTGCCTTCCAGGTATGGGAAGAGGGATGGTACCAAAACCAGGCTGGCTGAGAGTCTCTTTCCGGACATCTGTGGAAACCAGAACAGCAAGTCTGGGTGAATTCACCCCCTCCTCCCAGATCGTCTTTACTTCCCCACCCCCCTCCTTTAACCACCTTATATTAGAttctaaattccttgagggcagggacttatttagttatttttggCGCTTAGCACAGGACCTTGCACAAGACAGGCTTTATGTAGAATTGTTGAACGACAACCTCTTTCCCCATTCGCCTCTGAAGGACTCCTGAGGTTTTCTAGCCTATTCATTGGTACATTCTACAAGCAATCATTAAATAACTACACTGTGGAATACCCTGGGCTAAGCAATAGAGGAGATGTAAGGCAGGTAAGATGTGGTTCCTTCTAGGAATTAGATGGAGTCAATCCCCTGCCTCTATTTTATGAGTCAcatctttttctccatttctcctctcctgcCAAGATCAGGATTCTGTATTTCTGCGTGCTGGCTCTTGCCTCCTCCCTATGGCCCCATCTCCTCCTTTGGCCAGTCTCAGATAATAATGAAAACTGTTCATCTCTGATCAGGTCTTCCCTCAATAAAGGaattccccccttcctccccaggtTATACATACATCCCCTAAATCCTGGCTTGAAAGCctactccctctccctcctcccctccaggtCAGAAGAGTCTTTTGTTTGGTAATAGTTCCACCTTCAGATTGATCTCATTTGCATACCAAAGAACTTCCCCCAAGGCCAGGACTCTGCTGAACCTCTGATGCTCCCACTCTAGGAGGAAGCACCTGGGGGCTTCCAGTTTGTCGAGCTCTAAGCCTACACCTCTACGCCTGCAGGAGGGCTATAGGTGACTACTCCCTGACTCCTTAATAAAAAGCAAGTTTCATGAAAACAATGTGTCTGTCTCCTGTTGGTGCCTTCTACTTGTCCCTCTTGCTTGGTCCTTGATTCCCTGTGCTGGAGGGGAGATAGATGTCAGAGAAGCCTGAGCCCAGCCAGGCTGAAGCAGACTGAGGGAATGGGAACTCGGTTCCAATGACAGAAAGTTGAGGTTGCCCTCAGTCAGTCAGCTGATCAGTAACATTTAGCACCCTCTGTGTGCAGACCTAGCACTCAAAGGGGAAGTGGGTAGGGGGGAGGAAATCTGTGTAAAGGGGAGATAGAGCTTTCTCCTCTGATAAGAGTAGatactgtctctctcccttcctccagctCCCACTCTATTGGCTACAAACAccatttcttccttctgagaGGGAATGATACACACACAGATCCTGCTCTCCGTGAGCTCTTAGTTTCACAGGGAAAATATATGCTCAGATCTCAGGAAATGAGAGACAAGGACAGACTTTCCAGTAAGATAAAATTTTGGAAACCAAGGCTAGGGTCATAGGGAGGGAATTGAAGGGAGGCAACATAGGGGAGCCTTCctggaggaggggaagatggaggaggaatTGAGAGTGCCCTAAATCTTTAAGGGAATAGCTTTCTGAAGGCTTAGAGGGGACAGGGGATGGGGTGAAAAATGTCTGGTTGGAGAAGCAGAATGGGAGGATCTATGGAATTAACCATTATGAGactaggaggaagaaagggagtggTAGCAGATCCTGAGGAGCTGGGAGTTCAGGGCAGAGATGAGACTGAGATCAAATAGGGGTTGCACAGGATGTGTTCCAGGCTTAGGAAGCTACTTGAGAAGTACGTAGATcagagcagagagggagggagagcgaATCCTAGTGAAGAGATGATCTAATATCTCCCCTCACACAGCTTCTACTCTAGTTCAGGTGGTAGTCA
The DNA window shown above is from Notamacropus eugenii isolate mMacEug1 chromosome 2, mMacEug1.pri_v2, whole genome shotgun sequence and carries:
- the PYY gene encoding peptide YY; this encodes MMTVRRPWMISAAALLTLLACLGVLVEGYPSKPKAPSGDASPEELSRYYASLRHYLNLVTRQRYGKRDGTKTRLAESLFPDICGNQNSKSGSEESFVW